The Malus sylvestris chromosome 3, drMalSylv7.2, whole genome shotgun sequence genomic sequence GTTTGGATTCTCCGAATTCTGAAAAGCTGACGACTATGCTTAAACTGGAAATGTGCTAGTAATTAAATCGTCAGGGAGGGGTATTTTGGTCATATAAAATGTGGGATTCCAGAGTCAACTTTAGGGAACCTGTTCTCTCTAGTTGGACGCCTGATTGGTTGCCGGGAAAACAGAGCAAGTCAATTTCTTTTCGTAACTTTATATGGAATTGGTTTATTATTTGATTTACAACTTGGCATGtgttttggtgcaatttggaggAGGAGATTTGATCTCATGAAACTTGAGTGTGTAGTTGTTGATGGAAATTGATGCATTCTCGTTGAGTTAATCGGCATCAAGGAGGTTGAAATGGCCATTAAACTTTGTTTCCATGCTTTATCTACATTTTTCGGGTCGGTTGTGAATTGATATGACACCTAAACTATCCTCCCTTCCAAAAGAATTTAGGAAATTTTGCTACCAAATGTAGTTAGTTGAAATGGGCCTGTAATTTTCCAATGTCATTATCATTTTGATGTGTTGGTAACTTGGTATACAATGCGTTTTGCGATTTCATTTGGTATGTTGTCTTGATTCTAATAGGCCTTGTTTTGCTCAGGATGAGACGGGAGTTTACAAGAACCTCTTGCAGGAAATTGCTCAACGAGTAGGAGCTCCGTTGCCGCAGTACAAAACCTTCAGGTCTGGCCTTGGCCACCTACCTGTTTTCACCGGGGTAGTTGAATTGGCTGGAATCACATTTACAGGGGAAcctgccaagaacaaaaaacaagcagagaagaatgcagcgaTGGCAGCTTGGTCATCTTTGAAACAATGTGAGTTCCTGTGTACTAGTCAGACTTATATTTCATCGCATTTTATTATTTCGGATCACAGTTTTTCTGGAATTTGATTTTAGTTTAGTGCCcatctaaaccctaaacccttttgcATCTGCTGCTTTCATTTTAATGTTCTTCTCGTTGGCAAATAAAAGaggttctgtttttttttttgtcgtttCTTTCTGTATGATACTCATCTATGAAATTAACCCTATATCTCTTTGAAGTCATCCTTCCATATTatgttccaatttttttttttttttaaaaaaaaacttccatATATTGAACTTGGTGATATATTATGAGAGTCGGGGTCAAAGTTTAGTAACTTTTGTGTTTAACTTGAATCGCATAATTTATATTGGACAGTGGCAAAGGAAACTGCAAGCTCTTCATTTGAGCCTGAGCACAATGATGAGCTGGAACAGATCACTATAGCACGAGCGTTAATCAATTATCGGTTAAAGGAAAAAATGACAATGGCAAATCCAACTGCTCCAATTCTATTTCCGAAGAAGTTTCCATTTCAAAACCGCAGACCTACAAGTCCACAACCTCCACCTGCTCACACCTCAAAAATACTGCCCTTAATTTGCCAAAAGCAAGCTCCGCGGAGCAGATTCCAGTCAAATGCAACACATGATAATCGTGTTACATCATCACAGGCTTCTTCAATAGACAGTCGTGTGATGCGTCCCCAAAGATTCCCTGCTGCAGGAGCAGCTCCTTATGTCCCCATCCGACAATTGAGGACTCCTTGCCATGGGATTGCACCGCCAGTGACAATAAGGACAGCGGTGCCTGTGTTCTCAGCACCACCACTTCCACCACCTCATGCAATGCCCTGCCAAACAATGCGTATTCCACCCTTACGAGTGGCACCTCCTGTCACTGTGAGGCAGGCTGCACCCGTATTTTCTTCTTCACCGGTTAAGAAAGATGATCCACCGACCACTCAGAAAGAAGAATCGCCAATCATTTTGAAAGAAGATTCTCCAATCGTTCAGAAAGAAGACCCTCCGATCATTCCAAAAGATTCTCCTGCTGTTATTCCTCCCGCTGTGCAGAATAAATCAATATGTCAAGTAGAGGAAACTGTAAGAGCAGCAGCTGCCAACGATTTGGAGGAATCAAAGACAATTGAAATCTTGGAACAACTAAAAATTTGATGGTCGTCGGGAAGAACTTAATCCGTGGGAGGTACAAGTGGTTTTGTTGGCTTGAAGTTCGTCCCGTCATATTTCTCATCTTattatatgtgttttttttttttttggctgttGCCGGTGTTT encodes the following:
- the LOC126616386 gene encoding double-stranded RNA-binding protein 2-like; translation: MYKNQLQELAQRSCFNLPSYTCIREGPDHAPRFKANVNFNGEIFESPHHCTTLRQAEHSAAEVALNYLSNRGPSHSLAARILDETGVYKNLLQEIAQRVGAPLPQYKTFRSGLGHLPVFTGVVELAGITFTGEPAKNKKQAEKNAAMAAWSSLKQLAKETASSSFEPEHNDELEQITIARALINYRLKEKMTMANPTAPILFPKKFPFQNRRPTSPQPPPAHTSKILPLICQKQAPRSRFQSNATHDNRVTSSQASSIDSRVMRPQRFPAAGAAPYVPIRQLRTPCHGIAPPVTIRTAVPVFSAPPLPPPHAMPCQTMRIPPLRVAPPVTVRQAAPVFSSSPVKKDDPPTTQKEESPIILKEDSPIVQKEDPPIIPKDSPAVIPPAVQNKSICQVEETVRAAAANDLEESKTIEILEQLKI